The proteins below come from a single Streptococcus porcinus genomic window:
- a CDS encoding M protein trans-acting positive regulator PRD domain-containing protein has product MITTKELFSNQQLRSFNLLKLLNQEEHRYDYKDICHHLDCSFLTLQTEIAHLSTFSEIKSLPYKGPYLTLDYQKESGPQKLYQSILLETPSLRLIEAIFFEEFDSLDELAESLFISLSTLKRLIKRTNHFLQLVYGCHIDFKSITMIGKEEDIRLLYLKYFSEAYDCGQWPFVNRVNERAVMRLIDLIAQQLDAPVSHFFFHHLKVVAGVNIIRFAKGYRINHTYTRSTRLFQKLKEDPNLQELAQLFWQDFAQPLDALALSEIFSIYFHQEIIVNTQDDVPQTPALVPEEINIISYKEWLETLESIQKRLSLPISNTKEIAKILHNATILKEHDAYQNYLVYDYKEPYIDYFQKSYPLLLEVLKKALLAPFTKRDIACSEKQQQQLLYSLLVNWDNLFLHLSQAISQQKVLVIEKGTRNTGQFLKAFTGQYFDITIHDHYEIDMRAIRKKYDLVLTDISLEKSEGIDIYFFSQLVPSIALEELNHYLKEKVEKHFMTCLAETEEL; this is encoded by the coding sequence ATGATAACCACTAAAGAATTATTTTCTAATCAACAACTACGTAGTTTTAATCTACTCAAACTGCTCAACCAAGAGGAACACCGTTACGACTATAAGGACATCTGTCATCATCTAGACTGTTCTTTTCTAACTCTGCAAACAGAGATTGCTCATCTGTCGACTTTTTCTGAAATCAAATCTCTTCCTTATAAAGGACCCTATTTAACACTTGATTATCAAAAAGAGTCGGGACCGCAAAAACTCTACCAGTCGATCTTATTAGAGACACCCTCTTTGCGTCTGATTGAGGCCATCTTTTTTGAAGAGTTCGACTCGCTCGACGAACTGGCTGAAAGTCTCTTTATTAGCCTCTCTACCCTCAAACGCTTAATTAAGCGGACCAACCATTTCCTGCAACTGGTGTATGGTTGCCACATTGACTTTAAAAGCATTACCATGATAGGAAAAGAAGAGGACATTAGACTTCTTTACCTGAAATATTTTTCTGAAGCCTATGATTGTGGTCAGTGGCCATTTGTGAACCGGGTTAATGAAAGAGCCGTCATGCGCCTGATTGATTTGATCGCTCAACAGCTTGATGCCCCTGTTAGCCATTTTTTCTTTCATCACCTGAAAGTCGTCGCTGGGGTTAATATTATCCGTTTTGCTAAAGGCTACCGCATCAACCACACTTACACTAGAAGCACGCGCCTCTTTCAAAAACTCAAAGAAGATCCCAACTTGCAGGAGCTGGCCCAGCTCTTTTGGCAAGATTTTGCCCAACCACTAGATGCTTTAGCCCTGTCAGAAATCTTCTCGATCTATTTCCATCAGGAAATCATCGTCAATACTCAGGACGATGTCCCTCAGACGCCTGCTCTAGTGCCAGAAGAGATAAATATCATCTCTTATAAGGAATGGCTAGAGACCCTAGAAAGCATCCAAAAACGCCTCTCATTGCCAATTTCCAACACCAAAGAGATAGCCAAGATTTTGCATAATGCAACCATCTTAAAAGAACATGACGCTTACCAAAACTATCTCGTCTACGACTATAAAGAACCTTACATTGACTATTTCCAAAAATCCTACCCTCTGCTATTAGAAGTCTTGAAAAAAGCGCTGCTAGCCCCTTTCACTAAGCGAGACATTGCCTGCTCAGAGAAACAGCAACAACAGCTCTTGTATTCTTTACTGGTCAACTGGGATAACCTCTTTTTACACCTCAGTCAGGCCATTAGCCAACAAAAAGTCCTTGTCATTGAAAAGGGAACCCGAAACACTGGTCAGTTCTTAAAAGCCTTCACCGGTCAATATTTCGACATCACGATTCACGACCATTACGAGATTGACATGCGAGCTATCCGCAAAAAGTACGACCTCGTCCTAACTGATATTAGCTTAGAAAAAAGTGAAGGCATTGACATCTACTTTTTCAGCCAACTGGTACCCAGTATCGCCCTCGAAGAGCTTAACCACTACCTCAAAGAAAAAGTCGAAAAACATTTCATGACCTGCTTAGCAGAAACAGAAGAGCTTTAA
- a CDS encoding LPXTG cell wall anchor domain-containing protein — protein sequence MKNNMKRRKHALRKAVTAAVLAGTAFSSFGGALGTVTSYAKEKELELNDLKEFIVKKVVEKQAAHYNDQEEQIGEKILAETKELLENLSAESLGELLSHMDKEKVGYPHGELHAYSDILGTYRNNDSGDWRQQSLSLISLVIKEIEKRIEQNQKRGQDLVKKNAELEQLKDQEKELSKKNQKIEEQLRDKSQELEIKEQELKKVADDLDATKKELEAQEESNANLNNQILDQDKENTALKEEKEQLEKIKADSEAKLKELEKQLEEATQEFNNAREEYDKLLEETDGKLFEEESRNKELSEKLKMAEEMFDQAQLKLAEERKALKETEAKLAEAEKANKDLTDKVGTLTEERDAAKAEAEKVPEFEEKVAKLTKELEEAKAEAEELKAKSEELAKELDKVKAEKEALQAEIDKLKEEHQKEVDALNALLAEKDDIIKRLEEQVAKAKEEAEKNAQLSDEEKAKLQKELDQAKKELAEKLKDMPNKVEPHTGGGAQAGQANSSANHNAEHLPSTGEKAVNPLLVATGLSLIIGAGAYTYASKRKKN from the coding sequence ATGAAAAACAATATGAAACGCCGCAAACATGCTTTACGCAAAGCCGTAACAGCAGCGGTATTAGCGGGAACAGCCTTTTCCAGCTTTGGAGGTGCGCTAGGAACCGTAACAAGCTATGCAAAGGAAAAAGAACTTGAACTTAATGATTTGAAGGAATTTATCGTAAAAAAAGTAGTTGAAAAACAAGCAGCTCATTATAATGATCAAGAAGAACAAATAGGTGAAAAAATTTTAGCAGAAACAAAAGAACTATTAGAGAATTTGTCGGCTGAGAGTTTAGGGGAATTATTATCACATATGGATAAAGAAAAAGTTGGTTACCCACATGGAGAACTCCATGCTTATTCAGACATCCTCGGAACCTATAGAAACAATGATAGTGGGGATTGGAGACAACAGTCCTTAAGTTTAATTTCGTTAGTCATAAAAGAAATTGAAAAACGCATTGAGCAAAATCAAAAACGAGGGCAAGATTTAGTTAAAAAAAATGCGGAACTTGAACAGCTAAAGGACCAGGAAAAAGAACTTTCTAAAAAGAATCAAAAGATTGAGGAGCAATTAAGGGATAAATCTCAAGAATTAGAGATAAAAGAACAAGAACTTAAGAAGGTTGCTGACGACCTTGATGCAACAAAAAAAGAACTCGAAGCTCAAGAAGAATCAAATGCAAATTTGAATAACCAAATTTTGGATCAAGATAAAGAAAATACGGCATTAAAAGAAGAGAAAGAGCAGTTAGAAAAAATAAAAGCTGATTCTGAAGCTAAGCTTAAAGAGCTTGAAAAACAATTGGAAGAAGCAACTCAAGAATTTAACAATGCTCGAGAAGAGTATGACAAACTCTTAGAAGAAACAGATGGTAAGTTGTTTGAAGAGGAAAGTCGTAATAAAGAACTTAGCGAGAAGTTAAAAATGGCTGAAGAAATGTTTGACCAAGCTCAATTGAAACTCGCAGAAGAACGTAAAGCACTTAAAGAAACTGAAGCTAAGTTAGCGGAAGCTGAGAAAGCTAATAAAGACCTTACTGACAAAGTAGGTACATTAACTGAAGAACGCGATGCTGCTAAAGCGGAGGCTGAAAAAGTTCCTGAATTTGAGGAAAAAGTAGCTAAGTTAACTAAAGAACTTGAGGAAGCTAAAGCAGAAGCAGAAGAGCTTAAAGCTAAGTCAGAAGAACTTGCTAAAGAGCTTGACAAAGTTAAAGCTGAAAAAGAAGCCCTTCAAGCTGAAATCGACAAGCTTAAAGAAGAGCATCAGAAAGAAGTTGATGCCCTTAATGCCCTTCTTGCTGAAAAAGATGACATTATCAAGCGCTTAGAAGAGCAAGTGGCAAAAGCTAAGGAAGAAGCTGAGAAGAACGCACAATTAAGCGATGAAGAAAAAGCGAAACTTCAAAAAGAATTAGACCAAGCTAAGAAAGAATTGGCAGAAAAACTTAAAGACATGCCAAATAAAGTTGAACCACACACAGGTGGTGGAGCTCAAGCTGGTCAAGCTAACTCATCAGCAAACCACAATGCTGAGCACTTACCATCAACAGGTGAAAAAGCTGTGAACCCACTTCTTGTAGCAACTGGCTTATCCCTTATCATTGGTGCAGGTGCCTACACTTACGCTTCCAAACGCAAAAAAAACTAA